The following proteins are encoded in a genomic region of Nicotiana sylvestris chromosome 4, ASM39365v2, whole genome shotgun sequence:
- the LOC138890291 gene encoding uncharacterized protein produces MERDCISVVQRCHQRQVHSDLIHSSPSELHKISTPWPFVALGMDVIGPIEPVTSNGHRFILVAIDYFTKWVEAVTYKSVTKKAVVDFVHLNINYLFGIPKATMTDNAANLNSHLMKGVKTRLEQLSLTDEKSLAAICHGQLYQKIMTRAYNKKVHPRKFEMGQLVLKCILPHQAKAKGKFAPYCQGPFIVTRLLPDGALYLTDIEGKVVDMAINFDVVKRYYV; encoded by the exons atggaacgagatTGCATCAGCGTTGTTCAAAGGTGTCATCAACGCCAGGTTCATAGTGATTTAATTCATTCTTCGCCATCTGAGTTGCACAAAATATCGACaccttggccctttgttgctttgggcatggatgttattggaccaattgagccggtaACATCAaatggacataggtttatcctggtagccattgattacttcaccaagtgggtggaagcagTGACTTATAAGTCCGTGACCAAAAAGGcggtggtagattttgttcatttaaATATCAATTACCTATTTGGAATTCCCAAGGCAACCATGACAGATAATgctgctaatctcaatagtcatctaatGAAAGGG gtcaaaacccgactagagcaATTGAGTCTGACTGATGAGAAAAGTTTGGCAGCAATAtgccatggtcagttgtatcagaagataatgacaagagcatacaacaagaaggtgcatccTAGAAAATTTGAGATGGGCCAGCtagtattgaaatgcatccttccacatcaggctaaagctaaaggcaagtttgccccataCTGTCAGGGGCCATTCATTGTGACAAGATTGTTGCCcgatggtgctttgtatttaacagacatagaaggaaAAGTTgtggatatggctatcaattttgatgtggtcaagagatattatgtatga